One segment of Carya illinoinensis cultivar Pawnee chromosome 1, C.illinoinensisPawnee_v1, whole genome shotgun sequence DNA contains the following:
- the LOC122315653 gene encoding phloretin 4'-O-glucosyltransferase-like gives MEKHRHILLVTFPAQGHINPSLQFAKRLIRLGAHVTLATSISAYRRMTKSCTPQGLSFAPFSDGYDDGFKPGTDDIEDYMSTIKRSGSKTLTDLIVSSANEGRPFQFLVYTLLLPWAGKVARELHLPSALLWIQPATVFDIYYYYFNGYADDIRKKGTDPSYSLQLPGLPLLHGRDLPSFFLDSSTYTFALPSFQEQLEVLEKESNPRVLVNTFDALEPEALRLIEKFNLTAVGPLIPSAFLDGKDPSDKAFGGDLFQESKEYYIEWLNSKPNSSVIYVSFGSISVLAKQQIEEMARGLLDCGRPFLWVIRAKENGEEEKEEERLSCREELEQKGMIVPWCSQVEVLSHPSLACFVTHCGWNSSLESLVSGVPVVAFPQWTDQGTNAKLIEDVWKTGLRVTANKDGIVDSNEIKRCLELVAGGGERGEEMRRNATKWKDLAREAAKEGGPSYKSLKAFVEEIGGGCW, from the coding sequence ATGGAGAAGCACCGCCACATACTCCTCGTGACATTCCCTGCGCAGGGCCATATCAACCCTTCCCTCCAGTTTGCCAAGCGCCTCATTCGCTTGGGGGCGCATGTCACCCTCGCCACCAGCATCTCTGCCTACCGTCGCATGACCAAAAGCTGTACACCTCAAGGTTTGTCCTTCGCCCCCTTCTCTGATGGCTACGACGATGGGTTTAAGCCTGGGACTGATGATATAGAGGACTATATGTCCACGATCAAGCGTAGTGGCTCCAAAACTCTCACTGATCTTATCGTATCCAGCGCAAACGAGGGCCGCCCCTTTCAGTTCTTAGTGTACACTCTTCTCCTGCCTTGGGCGGGGAAGGTGGCCCGCGAACTTCACCTCCCGTCAGCACTTCTCTGGATTCAACCTGCCACGGTTTTTGACATATACTACTACTACTTCAATGGCTATGCCGACGACATCAGGAAAAAGGGCACTGATCCCTCATACTCGTTACAATTACCGGGATTGCCGTTGCTCCATGGTCGTGACCTTCCCTCCTTTTTCCTTGATTCAAGTACGTACACTTTTGCACTCCCATCATTTCAAGAGCAACTCGAAGTACTCGAAAAAGAAAGCAATCCGAGAGTGCTTGTCAATACCTTCGATGCATTAGAGCCCGAAGCCTTGAGACTGATTGAAAAATTTAATCTTACTGCGGTTGGACCGCTGATTCCATCGGCCTTTTTGGACGGAAAGGATCCATCTGATAAAGCTTTTGGCGGAGATCTTTTCCAAGAATCCAAGGAGTACTACATCGAATGGTTGAACTCTAAGCCTAATTCATCTGTTATATACGTCTCGTTCGGAAGCATATCAGTGCTAGCAAAGCAGCAGATAGAGGAAATGGCACGCGGATTGTTGGATTGCGGCCGTCCCTTCTTGTGGGTCATAAGAGCCAAggaaaatggagaagaagagaaagaagaagagagattaAGCTGTAGAGAGGAATTGGAGCAAAAGGGAATGATAGTGCCATGGTGTTCTCAAGTCGAGGTTCTGTCACATCCTTCCTTGGCATGCTTTGTGACACATTGTGGATGGAATTCGAGCTTGGAGAGTTTGGTCTCTGGGGTGCCAGTGGTTGCTTTCCCACAGTGGACGGATCAAGGAACAAACGCAAAACTGATTGAAGATGTGTGGAAAACAGGCTTGAGGGTGACGGCAAACAAGGATGGCATTGTAGACAGTAATGAGATCAAGAGGTGCTTGGAATTGGTAGCGGGAGGTGGTGAGCGAGGGGAAGAAATGAGAAGGAATGCTACGAAATGGAAGGATTTGGCGAGGGAAGCTGCCAAGGAAGGTGGGCCTTCGTACAAAAGTCTTAAAGCTTTTGTGGAGGAGATTGGAGGAGGTTGTTGGTAA